From the genome of Tachysurus vachellii isolate PV-2020 chromosome 2, HZAU_Pvac_v1, whole genome shotgun sequence, one region includes:
- the LOC132859909 gene encoding kelch-like protein 10, whose product MEREMSEDRKLCGLLNEMRLDGSLCDAVLRVDEVDFNVHKNILSAYSPYFRALFTRCSNLDQRVYNITGVSPEIMDLIIHYMYTQDIQVTTDKVETLLDAANHLLIHDLALELL is encoded by the exons atggagagagagatgagtgaagaCAGGAAGCTGTGCGGTTTACTGAACGAGATGCGATTGGACGGGTCGCTGTGTGACGCGGTGCTCAGAGTGGACGAAGTGGACTTCAATGTCCACAAGAACATCCTCTCGGCGTACAGCCCGTATTTCAG AGCTCTATTCACAAGATGTAGCAATCTGGATCAGAGAGTGTACAACATCACTGGTGTATCTCCAGAAATCATGGATCTTATAATCCACTACATGTACACGCAGGACATTCAAGTCACCACCGATAAAGTGGAGACTCTCTTGGATGCAGCCAATCACCTGCTCATCCATGACCTTGCACTTGAGCTGCTGTGA